The Filimonas lacunae genomic sequence CCACGTTAATGCTGGCCTGGTTTACCGGTATATTACCTGTTGAATTGGAAGTAGGGTCATATATATCAATAGCACCCAGATCCCATGAGGCAGGATTGGTAATACCAAGCGTATAAGTACCGGCCATTACCGGTATCAGGATAGAGTTATCATTATAAGTAATCCTCACCCTTTCGTCATCCAGCCACGATCCGTTACTGGTGGTACGTGTAAACAGCGTATTGGGCGTATCGCTTGCTGCAGATATACACCACACCTGACTACCCGCACCGGCAGTGGTTTTTGAAAACGAAGACCCCCTGGTAGCATCAGCAGTCCAGGTGGTAGTACCGGTTCTTCTATATCCGCTGGAATACATGTTGCCATAATCATCATACGCCACATCGGTTCCATTGGGTGCACCTACGCTGGTGGCAGTACCGCCGGCGAATGGGATGGTATAGGCAGTAGTACCACTCAGGTACAGGATGGTACCGGTAGAAGGCAACATATCCAGTCTGGTTACACCTGCCCCACTGGCCACCAGGGTAGTCCACGAATCGGTATAAGTAGTACCGCTGGTAGTATTATTTACTAAAATGCTGCCATCCGAACAGGCAATAGCTATACGACCATTACCATAAGTAATATCCACCGCTTTTACAGCGCTATGGGCAGCAGGGAAAAAGATCTGTGTTGCCGTTCCATTATTATAGAAATAAGCATTACCTGTTGAGTTTACATACACACATTGTCCGGGACCAGCACCGTCAATAGACGTACCTGTTTGCCCCGTTACACGCACCCAGGTGCTGCCGCTGGCTAAACGTTTATAAATAGCACCGTTGGAAAGCGAAGCCCATAGCTCACCATCTCCTGTACCATCAGTAGTTACACCATGTCCTACGCCCACATCATACATTGCGCTGATTGTAGCGGGCTGATCGTTTAACGTAAATCCGGTAACTGTAGTAGGTCCGCCTGTAAGCGTTAAGGCAACATCAGGACAAGATTCTTCATTCAATGCACGTAAATGCACATACACATACCCCTTAGGTACTACATCTGCAATATTCACTGTAGCACTGTTGCTGGTACCAATAGTATAAGTAAGTGAACTGGCAGCCCCTGCTGTGATAGTAGCAATCACAGTTTCTGTACCTTCTGTAAGCGCATCCGGCAGTGGCACCACATTGATTGTAACATTGTTGCTGCCTGCAGGAATAACCACAGAGCCCGACAGGGTAGAATAATCTGTGCCATTAGTAGCAGTGCCACCTATAGAATAAGTAACAGTAACAGCCGAACCAGCGGTTAAACCGGTAGGCAGACTAACTAAAAAGCTACCCCAGGTGCCATCTTCCGAAGCATCCGCCGTTTTAGTAATACTGATGTTTCTGCTTTCATCATCCCCGATATTAACAGTAGCACTGGCAGCAGCACTATTTACAGGCAACGACGACACACTGGACGAAGATGCGCCACTGATAGTGGCAACCACCGTTTCAGTACCCTCGATAATTTTATCATCAATCACCACCACACTCACCGTAACACTGTTTTGCCCGGCAGGAATTACCGCTGTACCACTTAAAGTAGTATAGTCCGTTCCATTGGTAGCCCGGCCACTAACTGTGTAGGTAACAGTAATGTCCTGATCAAAAGTTTTACCGGAAGGCAGGCTGATAATAAACGATCCATTGGTAGAAGGCTCAGATGCATCTGCTCCTTTGGTAATGCTTACAGCAGGAATCTCTTTTACGATCACCGTAAAACCGGTAGTATCGCTACAGCCTGCTCCATTTGTATAAGTATATAATACACGATAAGTACCGGCGGTGCTGCCTGCCAGGTTAAGCATACCGGTAGTGGCATCTACCACTAAACCTGTACCAGCCGAAAAACTGCCACTGCTTACACCAGATTGCGTAATAGTCACCGCCGCAGTACCCTGTGTATAATAGCTGTTAGCACCATAGGCAATGCTGGCTGTTGGCATAGCCTTTACCGTAACAGTGGCACCGGTAGTGTCAAAACAACCGGTGGTGCTGTTGGTAAAAGTGTATAACACCCGGTAAGTACCCGGTGTGCTGGCTGCCAGGTTAATGGTTCCGCGCGTTGCATTCACCACCAAACCTGAAGGCGCAGAAAACGAGCCGCTGGTTACACCGCTTTGCGTAACAGTTACAACAGTAGTGTCTTTTGCACAAAAACTGGCGGCACTGTATGATATGGTAGCTGTTGGCAGCGCATTGATGACAACATCTGTTGAAGCTGTGCCGTTACAATGTGTATCATTATCAGTATAGGAATACGTAATATGGTAAGTACCAGCCGTACTGGCCTTTAAACTAATGCTTCCGGTACCGCTGTTTAACACCAGGCCCGCAGGAGTGGCGGTGTAAGTTCCGGCATTATTCCCCGTTTTGGTTACAAGGGCCGAATCTGCAGCAAAGCGGCTGGCACAATAAGTGCCGGAACCATACGCTATAGTAGCAGTAGGTAAGGCATTCACCAGCACCACGGCCGTATCACTACCCACACAACCATTCGCATCCGTTACCTTTTGCGTATATATATAAGTATCTGCCACCGCAGGGGTAGCAGTTGTATTTTGCGTAGCAGTGCCGGCTAAACCTGCATTAGCAGCAGGAGCAGCACTCCAGGCATACGAAGTATAAGGCGTTTTGCCCGATGTAACTGTTGCATTTAACGCAACAGTACTGCCTAAACAAATAGCTGCACTGCCTGGCGTAGCCGTCACTACAGGCGAGCTGATCACCTCTATAAAGGTTTGCTTGCTGGCCACACATCCCACAGTGTTGGATACAGTATACGTTAACGTATCCAGCCCAACAGCAACAGCGCTAAGCACACCTGTTACGCTATCAATAGTAGCAATGAACGGGTTGCTGCTTTTCCATTTACCCCCTGTGCTGGTGTTAGATAAAGTATACGTGCCGCCCATACAAAGCCTGTTCGAGCCTCCGCTAACAACGTTATCGTCAATGGTGCCCGAAAGCGGGTTAATAGCAATATCATCTAAAGCCAGATCGTTACCACTGCCACCGTTGGCGTTATTACGCAGGTAAACATCCTGTGTGGCACTTTGTGCGGTAAAAGTAAAGGTAAACTGCTGCCAGGCGGTGCTGGTAATATCTCCTGTGTTTATAGTAGATAAGTCAACCCCTGTTGTACTGGCCACACCTGCCGTAATATTGGGCTGTATTGGATGTTGGGGCATCAGGTTTGCCACCCAAAAGCTCATCAGGTATTGCTGCCCCGGTACCAGGTTCGTTAACCGTTTGCGGTAAAATTCATCTGCCTGGTAGCTCGCATTCACAATCATAAAATTGCCAGATCCTGTAGTATGATCTACCAGCGATGCATTATTCCAGCCGGTAGCCACTTTCTGAATGGTGTAATAACCATCATTCGCGGTAATTACCGAAGTATAGTGGTAAGAAGTAATTACTGACGGAGCCGAAGCCGCCATTCCAAAATCCTCTACTGCCGACATTCCACAGTTCTGAGCTATGCTTAAAGGCACCAGGTACTGCTCACGCATAACCACATGCACCACCTCTCCCTCTGTTACATTAATGCTGGCTGTTTTACCAGGTACGTTAGCAGTTGAGTTAGTGGTAGGATCGTATATATCAATACCTGCCAGATCCCATGAGGTTGGGTTAGTGATGCCTAAATTATAGGTACCCGCCACAACCGGTATGATAATAGAATTGTCTTTATAGGAAGTTCTTACACGTTCATCATCAATCCACACTCCATTGCTGGTTGTGCGCGTGTAAATGGTTTTGGCGGTATTGGTAGAGTTAGACAAACTCCACACCTGCCCACCTGCACCTCCTGTAATGTATTTAAAGCTGCTGCCCTTGGTTGCATCAGCCACCCAGGTGGTGCCCGAACTCCATTTATACCCATTGGAATAAATACTACCCAGGTCATCAAAACACACGTCAGTAGACCCCGGAGCACCCAGGCTGGTAGCAGTACCACCCCCAAAAGCAATGGTATAAGCGTTAGAGTTGCTACTATTATAATATACCACAGTACCGGCAGAAGGCAATATATCTAAACGCGCAGCACCCGAGCCACTGGCCACAAGCGTAGTCCATGCATCAGTATAACCACTTCCGCTGGTTGTATTATTTTTAAGAATACTACCATTGCTACAGGCTATTGCAATACGTCCACCTCCATAACTAATATCCACCGCTTTTACTCCACTGTGCGAGGAGGCTGTGTAAATAGTGGTATACGTGCCGTTATCATAAAAATAAGCATTACCGGTAGAGTTCACAAACACAAACTGCCCGGGACCGGCACCATCAAGGGCTGTACCGGTAACACCGGATACCAGCTGCCACTGGCTGCTGGTGGCCAGTCGGTGATACACAGCACCTGTAGATAAAGCCGTCCATAGTTCACCATCCCCTTTACCGGTGGTAGTGGCGCCATGGCTAACGCCTATATCTACCAATGCAGAAATATAATCGGGTTGATCGTTTAAAGAAAAACCGGCTACCGTAGTAGGGCCTCCTGTAAGAGTAAACGGAAAATCGGGGCTGGACTCCTCATTCAATGCACGCAAATGCACATAGATATAGCCCTTTACCACCACATCTGCAATATTTACCGTAGCACTGTTGCTGGTGCCCGGTGTATAAGTAACATTTGCAGAAGCTCCCCCGGTAATAGTAGCTACTACCGTTTCAGTACCTTCTGTAAGCATATCGGCGTAAGGTGTTACCGCCACGGTTACACTGGAACTGTTTGCCGGAATAACTGCTGTTCCCGACAATGTAGCATAATCAACACCATTGGTAGCCGTGCCACTAATAGTATAGTTAACCGTAATAGCCTCCGAAGCCACCACACCTGAAGCCAGGCTTATTAAAAAACTACCCGCTGTGCCATCTTCACTCGCATCTGCCACTTTAGAAATGCTGATCAGCTTGCTTTCATTATCTGTGATAGTTACAGTAGCACTTTTCTCAGGCGAGTTCACGTGCATGTTGTAACCACTGGTAGCAACAGCGCTGGTAATAGTAGCAATCACCGTTTCTGTACCCTCTGCCAGGTTATCATCTTTTACCGGCACTGTTACCGTAACGCTATTCTGCCCGGCAGGTATCACCACTGTACCGGTTAATGCAGTATAGTCACTGCCCGCAGTAGCCGTACCTGTTACCGAATAGGTAACAGTTACATCCTGACTGTAAGTAAGTCCGGGAGCCAAACCTACCAGAAACGATCCATTGGTGGAAGGCTCCGCAGCATTGGCATTATTAACAATACGCACATAAGGCGCAACAGGATATACCCTGAATTCATAGATAGAATAACCAAACGTGGTACCGCGTGCGGTACCATACATCCTTATATAACGCCCTACTCCTGATACATAGTTTTTGTTATCATAAGTATAGTTACCCGTAATCGTTTTTATCGTGGTCCAGTTCACCAGATCATTGGAAACATCAATGGTATAATTCTTAGCCAGTGCATCCTCCCAATCAAAATCTACCCGGCATAGATCAAACTCTCCTCCTAAATCTACATATAGCCATTGCGGATCCACCCCTCCATTACTGGCCCAACGCGTAGTAGCGTCGCCATCAAAAGCGCCTGCTATCGGTTGCAGATAGGTAGAAGAAGCGGTACCCGTTTTGTTTAATGCCACGTTGGTATTGTAACAGGTTGCCGAAGCAGGCAAAGTGCCCATTACCTGAAACTCCCACATAGTAAATCCATAACCATTGTTACGGGTTAAACCATACATACGCACATAACGCGCAGTAGTGTTTAACGTATGCGAGAGGCTGGTGGCGCTGTTGTTGGTTACCGTGGCAAGCGTAGTCCAGTTAGATGCATCTGACGAAACATCTATTCTGTAACTCTTGGGCGCCGACTGCCAGTTCAGGTTTACACTACATACACTATAGTCTGCACCCAGATCTACATATATGTATTGATTATCGGTCCAGTCACTTTCCCAGCGCGTACCGGCATTGTTGTCAAATGCCCGTATAGCCAGGTTGGCAGCAGTATGCTCGCTGGAAGTGTACGCAGGCTTGCCATAAGCAAGGTTGGTGGCACACGTTTGGGCAAAAGGTTGGGTGCATACTGTTACCAGCAGCATGGTTAGTAAATAACGAAACATAAGGTTATATCAGGATATTGAATAAACGGGTTGTGTATACATAAAGACAATGATGCAGCTTTACATCTTAGTCAAAGGATACATTGGACTTTACTAACAAAAGTATTATCAAATACCCTAATAACAGAATCTTAACCTATTAAATTACACTTAAGCAGGGCTTTATACAAGCTTAAATCAACGAAAGCAAGGCAGCATATATCATTGGAGAATAAAAATTATGTATCTGCCAGAAGCCTTACGTATACTGCATTTGAGCATATGTAGTACCAGCACTACAAAACACCCCTTACATAAGGGATGCACATTACCAACGTCTCCAGCTATCAGCATTAACAACAGGTTTCAGCAATGAACCTATGATAGTATAAATATCAGCACTGGTGTTACCCAGCTTGCGCAGGTATTGTATAGAAGTAGCCCCTGCCGATTTAGAAAGTTTTTTATCGGTCTCATTCATCAACAAAGGGTGATGATAAAATAACACCTCCTGAAACGAAGTAAATGCCAGTTGTGCCGCCAGGTTTTGCTGCGCCAGTGTAGAGTGCCACAGATCTTCTCCCCTTACAATACCATCTATGTTATAAAATACATCATCTATCAGCGAGGTAAGCTGATAAGCAGGGCAACCATCTTTCTTACGCACCACAAAATCTGTCATCTCTGCAGGCAAAGTTGTTGTTACAATGCCTTCATGCGTGTTCACATGCAACATGGGTACCAGGTTCGTCTTCAGCCGCCAGTTTACATCAGGTGCATCTAAAGCCAGCGCTTTCTCTCTGCAACTGCCCGGACATCCATGTTCCATATTCCACCCGGCCAGCTGTGTGCGGGTGCAATCACAACCATATACAACCCCTTTTTCGCGCAATTGCTCCAATGCTTTGTGATAAAGCGGCAATCTTACTTGTTGCGAATAGTCCAATTCAAACTGCTGCACATCCCGTGGGCCTTCTGTGTAAGGAATGTCCATGAACTGTAGTGTATCAAAAATATCCTGTACATATTCAGGCCGCACCCTCTCCCGGTCCATATCATCTATCCGCAGCAATACATCAGCCCCCGCTTTATGCGCCAATGCTGCCGTTATAGCAAATGCCAGCACATTACCCATATGCAGGTAACCACTGGGCGTGGGCGCTATACGTGTGCGATGGAAATGCAGATGCGGTAAATTCATACGTTTGTTTTACAGAAGAGCTGGATGCAAAAATGCATTACAAAAAGCATAAACCGGACAGTTGTTGTATAAATACCGTACACCTACACCATCACCTCTAACCATCTAACTAAATGCGAATCAACACCTTAGCACATTGGCACATCCTCTGTAGTAAAAAAGCAAACTAATCCTTTTTATGTTACTCAATTACTTTAAAACAGCCTGGCGCAATCTGCTCAAAAGCAAGTTCTACAGCATTATCAACATTACAGGATTAGCCATAGGATTAGCCGTAGGCGTTATGATTCTATTATGGGTGCAGAATGAAATGAGCTACGACCGGTTTCACCAGCAATCATCCTCTATTTATAAAATCAACTCTTTTATAGGCGGCAATCACGAACAGGTATGGAGTACCTCGCCCGGCCCACTGGCAGTATATACTAAAGAAAGCGTTCCCGATATTGCACAAACCGTAAGAGTAAAAGAAAACTATGCCCCGCAGGCTATAGTAGCAAAAGGCGAAAAGTACGTAGAGCCGAATACAGCCTACGTAGATAGCAACTTTTTTCGCCTGTTTACCCTGCCCATGCTTAGCGGCTCCGTTGCCCATCCCTTCAACGGAACCAACTCTGTTATCATCACCAGCACCATCGCACAAAAATACTTTGGCACCTCATCTGCCGTGGGTCAAACCCTCACCGTCAACAAAGAACCCTACACCATAACCGGAGTAATGGCCGATTTTCCTGCCAACTCTACCATGCAGTACCAGCTCCTCTATCCTATGAGCCGGTATGCGAAGGAGTTTATACAAAATGGCGGTAACGGCGATTGGAAAACTATTGATGAAGACCTGGGCAATTATGCGTTCAACACTTATGTGCAGCTACAACCCCATGCTCAACCAGCTACTGCTATCAAAAAAATTACCGATATC encodes the following:
- a CDS encoding glutamate--tRNA ligase family protein, which encodes MNLPHLHFHRTRIAPTPSGYLHMGNVLAFAITAALAHKAGADVLLRIDDMDRERVRPEYVQDIFDTLQFMDIPYTEGPRDVQQFELDYSQQVRLPLYHKALEQLREKGVVYGCDCTRTQLAGWNMEHGCPGSCREKALALDAPDVNWRLKTNLVPMLHVNTHEGIVTTTLPAEMTDFVVRKKDGCPAYQLTSLIDDVFYNIDGIVRGEDLWHSTLAQQNLAAQLAFTSFQEVLFYHHPLLMNETDKKLSKSAGATSIQYLRKLGNTSADIYTIIGSLLKPVVNADSWRRW